A genomic window from Canis aureus isolate CA01 chromosome 2, VMU_Caureus_v.1.0, whole genome shotgun sequence includes:
- the HMGCR gene encoding 3-hydroxy-3-methylglutaryl-Coenzyme A reductase isoform X3 yields MLSRLFRMHGLFVASHPWEVIVGTVTLTICMMSMNMFTGNDKICGWNYECPKFEEDVLSSDIIILTITRCIAILYIYFQFQNLRQLGSKYILGIAGLFTIFSSFVFSTVVIHFLDKELTGLNEALPFFLLLIDLSRASALAKFALSSNSQDEVRENIARGMAILGPTFTLDALVECLVIGVGTMSGVRQLEIMCCFGCMSVLANYFVFMTFFPACVSLVLELSRESREGRPIWQLSHFARVLEEEENKPNPVTQRVKMIMSLGLVLVHAHSRWIADPSPQNSTSENSRVSLGLDENVSKRIEPSVSLWQFYLSKMISMDIEQVVTLGLALLLAVKYIFFEQAETESTLSLKNPITSPVVTPKKVPDDCCRREPVLVRNSHKVHAAEEETRINRERKVEVIKPFVAETDTSSRATFVVGNSSLLDTSVELETQEPEIELPMEPRPNEECLQILGNAEKGAKFLSDAEIIQLVNAKHIPAYKLETLMETHERGVSIRRQLLSRKLPEPSSLQYLPYRDYNYSLVMGACCENVIGYMPIPVGVAGPLCLDGKEFQVPMATTEGCLVASTNRGCRAIGLGGGASSRILADGMTRGPVVRLPRACDSAEVKAWLETPEGFTVIKEAFDSTSRFARLQKLHMSMAGRNLYIRFQSRSGDAMGMNMISKGTEKALSKLHEHFPEMQILAVSGNYCTDKKPAAINWIEGRGKSVVCEAVIPAKVVREVLKTTTEAMIEVNINKNLVGSAMAGSIGGYNAHAANIVTAIYIACGQDAAQNVGSSNCITLMEASGPTNEDLYISCTMPSIEIGTVGGGTNLLPQQACLQMLGVQGACKDNPGENARQLARIVCGTVMAGELSLMAALAAGHLVKSHMIHNRSKINLQDLQGTCAKKAA; encoded by the exons ATGTTGTCAAGACTTTTCCGAATGCACGGCCTTTTTGTGGCCTCCCATCCTTGGGAAGTAATAGTGGGGACAGTGACACTGACCATCTGTATGATGTCCATGAACATGTTTACTGGTAACGATAAGATCTGTGGTTGGAATTATGAGTGTCCAAAGTTTGAAGAG GATGTTTTAAGCAGTGATATTATAATTCTGACAATAACACGATGCATAGCAATCCTGTATATTTACTTCCAGTTCCAGAATTTACGTCAACTTggatcaaaatatattttgg GTATTGCTGGCCTCTTCAcaattttttcaagttttgtgTTCAGTACAGTTGTCATTCATTTCTTAGATAAAGAATTGACAGGCTTGAA tgaagcTTTACCCTTCTTCCTACTTCTGATTGACCTTTCCAGAGCAAGTGCTCTAGCAAAATTTGCCCTCAGTTCCAACTCACAg GATGAAGTACGGGAAAATATTGCTCGTGGAATGGCAATTTTAGGTCCCACGTTCACCCTTGATGCTCTTGTAGAGTGTCTGGTGATTGGAGTTGGTACCATGTCAG GGGTGCGTCAACTTGAGATTATGTGCTGCTTTGGCTGTATGTCAGTTCTTGCCAACTACTTCGTGTTTATGACTTTCTTCCCAGCTTGCGTTTCCTTGGTTTTAGAG CTTTCTCGGGAAAGCCGCGAGGGTCGTCCAATTTGGCAACTGAGCCATTTTGCTCGAgttttagaagaagaagaaaataaaccaaatccTGTTACTCAGAGAGTTAAGATGATTATG TCTCTAGGCTTGGTTCTTGTTCATGCCCATAGTCGCTGGATAGCAGATCCTTCTCCTCAAAACAGTACATCAGAAAACTCCAGGGTTTCTTTAGGACTGGATGAAAATGTGTCCAAGAGAATTGAACCAAGTGTTTCCCTTTGGCAGTTTTATCTCTCTAA aatgaTCAGCATGGATATTGAACAAGTTGTTACCCTAGGTTTAGCTCTCCTTCTGGCTGTcaagtatatcttctttgaacAAGCTGAGACCGAATCTACACTCTCATTAAAAAACCCTATCACATCGCCTGTAGTGACCCCAAAAAAAGTCCCAGATGATTGTTGTAGACGTGAACCTGTGCTGGTCAGGAATAGCCACAAAGTCCATGCAGCAGAGGAGGAGACAAGgataaacagagaaagaaaag TTGAGGTCATAAAACCCTTTGTGGCAGAAACTGACACCTCAAGCAGAGCTACATTTGTGGTTGGTAACTCCTCCTTACTTGATACTTCGGTGGAACTAGAGACACAGGAACCTGAAATTGAACTTCCCATGGAACCTCGGCCTAATGAAGAATGTCTACAGATACTTGGGAATGCAGag aAAGGTGCAAAATTCCTTAGTGATGCAGAGATCATCCAATTAGTCAATGCTAAGCATATCCCAGCTTATAAGTTGGAAACTCTGATGGAAACCCATGAACGAGGTGTATCTATTCGCCGACAGTTGCTTTCCAGAAAACTTCCAGAGCCTTCTTCTCTCCAGTATCTACCGTACAGGGACTATAATTACTCCTTG GTGATGGGAGCTTGTTGTGAAAATGTTATTGGATATATGCCCATCCCTGTTGGAGTGGCAGGGCCTCTGTGCTTGGATGGAAAAGAATTTCAGGTTCCAATGGCCACAACAGAAGGTTGTCTCGTGGCCAGCACTAATAGAGGCTGCAGAGCAATAGGT CTTGGTGGAGGTGCCAGCAGTCGAATCCTTGCAGATGGGATGACTCGTGGCCCGGTGGTACGTCTTCCCCGTGCTTGTGACTCTGCAGAAGTGAAGGCCTGGCTTGAGACACCTGAAGGGTTCACAGTGATAAAGGAGGCTTTTGACAGTACCAGCAG ATTTGCACGTCTGCAGAAACTTCATATGAGTATGGCTGGTCGCAATCTTTATATCCGTTTCCAGTCCAGGTCAGGTGATGCAATGGGGATGAACATGATTTCAAAG GGCACAGAGAAGGCACTTTCAAAACTTCATGAGCATTTTCCTGAAATGCAGATTCTAGCAGTTAGTGGTAACTACTGTACTGACAAGAAACCTGCTGCTATAAATTGGATAGAGGGAAGAGGAAAGTCTGTGGTTTGTGAAGCTGTCATTCCAGCCAAGGTTGTCAGAGAA GTATTAAAGACTACCACAGAAGCTATGATTGAGGTCAACATTAATAAGAATCTGGTAGGCTCTGCAATGGCTGGGAGTATCGGAGGCTACAATGCCCACGCGGCAAACATCGTGACTGCCATCTACATTGCCTGTGGACAG gatgCAGCACAGAATGTTGGCAGTTCAAACTGTATTACTTTAATGGAAGCAAGTGGTCCCACAAATGAAGATTTGTATATCAGTTGCACCATGCCGTCTATAGAAATAGGAACCGTGGGTGGTGGCACCAACCTGCTCCCTCAGCAAGCCTGTTTACAG ATGCTAGGTGTTCAAGGAGCGTGCAAGGACAATCCTGGGGAGAATGCCCGGCAGCTTGCCAGGATCGTGTGCGGTACAGTGATGGCTGGGGAGTTGTCACTGATGGCAGCGTTGGCAGCCGGACATCTCGTCAAAAGTCACATGATTCACAACAG GTCAAAGATAAATTTACAAGACCTCCAAGGAACTTGCGCTAAGAAGGCTGCTTGA
- the HMGCR gene encoding 3-hydroxy-3-methylglutaryl-Coenzyme A reductase isoform X1 produces MRNKTQGGGLKSTNKHRQMHATFIDISDCQPFKIETHRSKDSVATMLSRLFRMHGLFVASHPWEVIVGTVTLTICMMSMNMFTGNDKICGWNYECPKFEEDVLSSDIIILTITRCIAILYIYFQFQNLRQLGSKYILGIAGLFTIFSSFVFSTVVIHFLDKELTGLNEALPFFLLLIDLSRASALAKFALSSNSQDEVRENIARGMAILGPTFTLDALVECLVIGVGTMSGVRQLEIMCCFGCMSVLANYFVFMTFFPACVSLVLELSRESREGRPIWQLSHFARVLEEEENKPNPVTQRVKMIMSLGLVLVHAHSRWIADPSPQNSTSENSRVSLGLDENVSKRIEPSVSLWQFYLSKMISMDIEQVVTLGLALLLAVKYIFFEQAETESTLSLKNPITSPVVTPKKVPDDCCRREPVLVRNSHKVHAAEEETRINRERKVEVIKPFVAETDTSSRATFVVGNSSLLDTSVELETQEPEIELPMEPRPNEECLQILGNAEKGAKFLSDAEIIQLVNAKHIPAYKLETLMETHERGVSIRRQLLSRKLPEPSSLQYLPYRDYNYSLVMGACCENVIGYMPIPVGVAGPLCLDGKEFQVPMATTEGCLVASTNRGCRAIGLGGGASSRILADGMTRGPVVRLPRACDSAEVKAWLETPEGFTVIKEAFDSTSRFARLQKLHMSMAGRNLYIRFQSRSGDAMGMNMISKGTEKALSKLHEHFPEMQILAVSGNYCTDKKPAAINWIEGRGKSVVCEAVIPAKVVREVLKTTTEAMIEVNINKNLVGSAMAGSIGGYNAHAANIVTAIYIACGQDAAQNVGSSNCITLMEASGPTNEDLYISCTMPSIEIGTVGGGTNLLPQQACLQMLGVQGACKDNPGENARQLARIVCGTVMAGELSLMAALAAGHLVKSHMIHNRSKINLQDLQGTCAKKAA; encoded by the exons ATGAGGAACAAGACTCAGGGAGGAGGGTTGAAAAGCACGAATAAGCACAGGCAGATGCATGCCACATTTATAGATATTAGTGACTGCCAGCCTTTTAAAATTGAGACACACA GATCCAAGGATTCTGTAGCTACAATGTTGTCAAGACTTTTCCGAATGCACGGCCTTTTTGTGGCCTCCCATCCTTGGGAAGTAATAGTGGGGACAGTGACACTGACCATCTGTATGATGTCCATGAACATGTTTACTGGTAACGATAAGATCTGTGGTTGGAATTATGAGTGTCCAAAGTTTGAAGAG GATGTTTTAAGCAGTGATATTATAATTCTGACAATAACACGATGCATAGCAATCCTGTATATTTACTTCCAGTTCCAGAATTTACGTCAACTTggatcaaaatatattttgg GTATTGCTGGCCTCTTCAcaattttttcaagttttgtgTTCAGTACAGTTGTCATTCATTTCTTAGATAAAGAATTGACAGGCTTGAA tgaagcTTTACCCTTCTTCCTACTTCTGATTGACCTTTCCAGAGCAAGTGCTCTAGCAAAATTTGCCCTCAGTTCCAACTCACAg GATGAAGTACGGGAAAATATTGCTCGTGGAATGGCAATTTTAGGTCCCACGTTCACCCTTGATGCTCTTGTAGAGTGTCTGGTGATTGGAGTTGGTACCATGTCAG GGGTGCGTCAACTTGAGATTATGTGCTGCTTTGGCTGTATGTCAGTTCTTGCCAACTACTTCGTGTTTATGACTTTCTTCCCAGCTTGCGTTTCCTTGGTTTTAGAG CTTTCTCGGGAAAGCCGCGAGGGTCGTCCAATTTGGCAACTGAGCCATTTTGCTCGAgttttagaagaagaagaaaataaaccaaatccTGTTACTCAGAGAGTTAAGATGATTATG TCTCTAGGCTTGGTTCTTGTTCATGCCCATAGTCGCTGGATAGCAGATCCTTCTCCTCAAAACAGTACATCAGAAAACTCCAGGGTTTCTTTAGGACTGGATGAAAATGTGTCCAAGAGAATTGAACCAAGTGTTTCCCTTTGGCAGTTTTATCTCTCTAA aatgaTCAGCATGGATATTGAACAAGTTGTTACCCTAGGTTTAGCTCTCCTTCTGGCTGTcaagtatatcttctttgaacAAGCTGAGACCGAATCTACACTCTCATTAAAAAACCCTATCACATCGCCTGTAGTGACCCCAAAAAAAGTCCCAGATGATTGTTGTAGACGTGAACCTGTGCTGGTCAGGAATAGCCACAAAGTCCATGCAGCAGAGGAGGAGACAAGgataaacagagaaagaaaag TTGAGGTCATAAAACCCTTTGTGGCAGAAACTGACACCTCAAGCAGAGCTACATTTGTGGTTGGTAACTCCTCCTTACTTGATACTTCGGTGGAACTAGAGACACAGGAACCTGAAATTGAACTTCCCATGGAACCTCGGCCTAATGAAGAATGTCTACAGATACTTGGGAATGCAGag aAAGGTGCAAAATTCCTTAGTGATGCAGAGATCATCCAATTAGTCAATGCTAAGCATATCCCAGCTTATAAGTTGGAAACTCTGATGGAAACCCATGAACGAGGTGTATCTATTCGCCGACAGTTGCTTTCCAGAAAACTTCCAGAGCCTTCTTCTCTCCAGTATCTACCGTACAGGGACTATAATTACTCCTTG GTGATGGGAGCTTGTTGTGAAAATGTTATTGGATATATGCCCATCCCTGTTGGAGTGGCAGGGCCTCTGTGCTTGGATGGAAAAGAATTTCAGGTTCCAATGGCCACAACAGAAGGTTGTCTCGTGGCCAGCACTAATAGAGGCTGCAGAGCAATAGGT CTTGGTGGAGGTGCCAGCAGTCGAATCCTTGCAGATGGGATGACTCGTGGCCCGGTGGTACGTCTTCCCCGTGCTTGTGACTCTGCAGAAGTGAAGGCCTGGCTTGAGACACCTGAAGGGTTCACAGTGATAAAGGAGGCTTTTGACAGTACCAGCAG ATTTGCACGTCTGCAGAAACTTCATATGAGTATGGCTGGTCGCAATCTTTATATCCGTTTCCAGTCCAGGTCAGGTGATGCAATGGGGATGAACATGATTTCAAAG GGCACAGAGAAGGCACTTTCAAAACTTCATGAGCATTTTCCTGAAATGCAGATTCTAGCAGTTAGTGGTAACTACTGTACTGACAAGAAACCTGCTGCTATAAATTGGATAGAGGGAAGAGGAAAGTCTGTGGTTTGTGAAGCTGTCATTCCAGCCAAGGTTGTCAGAGAA GTATTAAAGACTACCACAGAAGCTATGATTGAGGTCAACATTAATAAGAATCTGGTAGGCTCTGCAATGGCTGGGAGTATCGGAGGCTACAATGCCCACGCGGCAAACATCGTGACTGCCATCTACATTGCCTGTGGACAG gatgCAGCACAGAATGTTGGCAGTTCAAACTGTATTACTTTAATGGAAGCAAGTGGTCCCACAAATGAAGATTTGTATATCAGTTGCACCATGCCGTCTATAGAAATAGGAACCGTGGGTGGTGGCACCAACCTGCTCCCTCAGCAAGCCTGTTTACAG ATGCTAGGTGTTCAAGGAGCGTGCAAGGACAATCCTGGGGAGAATGCCCGGCAGCTTGCCAGGATCGTGTGCGGTACAGTGATGGCTGGGGAGTTGTCACTGATGGCAGCGTTGGCAGCCGGACATCTCGTCAAAAGTCACATGATTCACAACAG GTCAAAGATAAATTTACAAGACCTCCAAGGAACTTGCGCTAAGAAGGCTGCTTGA
- the HMGCR gene encoding 3-hydroxy-3-methylglutaryl-Coenzyme A reductase isoform X2, protein MPLATADEGSKDSVATMLSRLFRMHGLFVASHPWEVIVGTVTLTICMMSMNMFTGNDKICGWNYECPKFEEDVLSSDIIILTITRCIAILYIYFQFQNLRQLGSKYILGIAGLFTIFSSFVFSTVVIHFLDKELTGLNEALPFFLLLIDLSRASALAKFALSSNSQDEVRENIARGMAILGPTFTLDALVECLVIGVGTMSGVRQLEIMCCFGCMSVLANYFVFMTFFPACVSLVLELSRESREGRPIWQLSHFARVLEEEENKPNPVTQRVKMIMSLGLVLVHAHSRWIADPSPQNSTSENSRVSLGLDENVSKRIEPSVSLWQFYLSKMISMDIEQVVTLGLALLLAVKYIFFEQAETESTLSLKNPITSPVVTPKKVPDDCCRREPVLVRNSHKVHAAEEETRINRERKVEVIKPFVAETDTSSRATFVVGNSSLLDTSVELETQEPEIELPMEPRPNEECLQILGNAEKGAKFLSDAEIIQLVNAKHIPAYKLETLMETHERGVSIRRQLLSRKLPEPSSLQYLPYRDYNYSLVMGACCENVIGYMPIPVGVAGPLCLDGKEFQVPMATTEGCLVASTNRGCRAIGLGGGASSRILADGMTRGPVVRLPRACDSAEVKAWLETPEGFTVIKEAFDSTSRFARLQKLHMSMAGRNLYIRFQSRSGDAMGMNMISKGTEKALSKLHEHFPEMQILAVSGNYCTDKKPAAINWIEGRGKSVVCEAVIPAKVVREVLKTTTEAMIEVNINKNLVGSAMAGSIGGYNAHAANIVTAIYIACGQDAAQNVGSSNCITLMEASGPTNEDLYISCTMPSIEIGTVGGGTNLLPQQACLQMLGVQGACKDNPGENARQLARIVCGTVMAGELSLMAALAAGHLVKSHMIHNRSKINLQDLQGTCAKKAA, encoded by the exons ATGCCACTTGCAACTGCTGATGAAG GATCCAAGGATTCTGTAGCTACAATGTTGTCAAGACTTTTCCGAATGCACGGCCTTTTTGTGGCCTCCCATCCTTGGGAAGTAATAGTGGGGACAGTGACACTGACCATCTGTATGATGTCCATGAACATGTTTACTGGTAACGATAAGATCTGTGGTTGGAATTATGAGTGTCCAAAGTTTGAAGAG GATGTTTTAAGCAGTGATATTATAATTCTGACAATAACACGATGCATAGCAATCCTGTATATTTACTTCCAGTTCCAGAATTTACGTCAACTTggatcaaaatatattttgg GTATTGCTGGCCTCTTCAcaattttttcaagttttgtgTTCAGTACAGTTGTCATTCATTTCTTAGATAAAGAATTGACAGGCTTGAA tgaagcTTTACCCTTCTTCCTACTTCTGATTGACCTTTCCAGAGCAAGTGCTCTAGCAAAATTTGCCCTCAGTTCCAACTCACAg GATGAAGTACGGGAAAATATTGCTCGTGGAATGGCAATTTTAGGTCCCACGTTCACCCTTGATGCTCTTGTAGAGTGTCTGGTGATTGGAGTTGGTACCATGTCAG GGGTGCGTCAACTTGAGATTATGTGCTGCTTTGGCTGTATGTCAGTTCTTGCCAACTACTTCGTGTTTATGACTTTCTTCCCAGCTTGCGTTTCCTTGGTTTTAGAG CTTTCTCGGGAAAGCCGCGAGGGTCGTCCAATTTGGCAACTGAGCCATTTTGCTCGAgttttagaagaagaagaaaataaaccaaatccTGTTACTCAGAGAGTTAAGATGATTATG TCTCTAGGCTTGGTTCTTGTTCATGCCCATAGTCGCTGGATAGCAGATCCTTCTCCTCAAAACAGTACATCAGAAAACTCCAGGGTTTCTTTAGGACTGGATGAAAATGTGTCCAAGAGAATTGAACCAAGTGTTTCCCTTTGGCAGTTTTATCTCTCTAA aatgaTCAGCATGGATATTGAACAAGTTGTTACCCTAGGTTTAGCTCTCCTTCTGGCTGTcaagtatatcttctttgaacAAGCTGAGACCGAATCTACACTCTCATTAAAAAACCCTATCACATCGCCTGTAGTGACCCCAAAAAAAGTCCCAGATGATTGTTGTAGACGTGAACCTGTGCTGGTCAGGAATAGCCACAAAGTCCATGCAGCAGAGGAGGAGACAAGgataaacagagaaagaaaag TTGAGGTCATAAAACCCTTTGTGGCAGAAACTGACACCTCAAGCAGAGCTACATTTGTGGTTGGTAACTCCTCCTTACTTGATACTTCGGTGGAACTAGAGACACAGGAACCTGAAATTGAACTTCCCATGGAACCTCGGCCTAATGAAGAATGTCTACAGATACTTGGGAATGCAGag aAAGGTGCAAAATTCCTTAGTGATGCAGAGATCATCCAATTAGTCAATGCTAAGCATATCCCAGCTTATAAGTTGGAAACTCTGATGGAAACCCATGAACGAGGTGTATCTATTCGCCGACAGTTGCTTTCCAGAAAACTTCCAGAGCCTTCTTCTCTCCAGTATCTACCGTACAGGGACTATAATTACTCCTTG GTGATGGGAGCTTGTTGTGAAAATGTTATTGGATATATGCCCATCCCTGTTGGAGTGGCAGGGCCTCTGTGCTTGGATGGAAAAGAATTTCAGGTTCCAATGGCCACAACAGAAGGTTGTCTCGTGGCCAGCACTAATAGAGGCTGCAGAGCAATAGGT CTTGGTGGAGGTGCCAGCAGTCGAATCCTTGCAGATGGGATGACTCGTGGCCCGGTGGTACGTCTTCCCCGTGCTTGTGACTCTGCAGAAGTGAAGGCCTGGCTTGAGACACCTGAAGGGTTCACAGTGATAAAGGAGGCTTTTGACAGTACCAGCAG ATTTGCACGTCTGCAGAAACTTCATATGAGTATGGCTGGTCGCAATCTTTATATCCGTTTCCAGTCCAGGTCAGGTGATGCAATGGGGATGAACATGATTTCAAAG GGCACAGAGAAGGCACTTTCAAAACTTCATGAGCATTTTCCTGAAATGCAGATTCTAGCAGTTAGTGGTAACTACTGTACTGACAAGAAACCTGCTGCTATAAATTGGATAGAGGGAAGAGGAAAGTCTGTGGTTTGTGAAGCTGTCATTCCAGCCAAGGTTGTCAGAGAA GTATTAAAGACTACCACAGAAGCTATGATTGAGGTCAACATTAATAAGAATCTGGTAGGCTCTGCAATGGCTGGGAGTATCGGAGGCTACAATGCCCACGCGGCAAACATCGTGACTGCCATCTACATTGCCTGTGGACAG gatgCAGCACAGAATGTTGGCAGTTCAAACTGTATTACTTTAATGGAAGCAAGTGGTCCCACAAATGAAGATTTGTATATCAGTTGCACCATGCCGTCTATAGAAATAGGAACCGTGGGTGGTGGCACCAACCTGCTCCCTCAGCAAGCCTGTTTACAG ATGCTAGGTGTTCAAGGAGCGTGCAAGGACAATCCTGGGGAGAATGCCCGGCAGCTTGCCAGGATCGTGTGCGGTACAGTGATGGCTGGGGAGTTGTCACTGATGGCAGCGTTGGCAGCCGGACATCTCGTCAAAAGTCACATGATTCACAACAG GTCAAAGATAAATTTACAAGACCTCCAAGGAACTTGCGCTAAGAAGGCTGCTTGA